Below is a genomic region from Citrobacter europaeus.
CATAAACAGGTACAGCTCGTTGTAGTTCTCCCTTTTCGCCATTGAAAAATCCCCCCGGAATGACAGCAAATTCAGTATTGATTTATAACAATATGGTATCAATCTTAGCAGTAATCGCCCCTAATCAGCACTAATTCTGCTCACTATAATGACCCCATCAAAGCAAAGCACCGCAGCGTTGTCCGTCGGAAACCTGTATCTCTCTGTTGTTTTTTATGGGGATTTTTATGAAAGCCTTCACCCTAACGCTAAAAAACGCGATGCCGGCCATGCTGTTATTCGCATCATTAAGTGGAGTCACGACAATGAGTTATGCTGATTCAACCAATCCTAATGCCCCTGTGTCCATGACAGATAAATGGGATAAAACGTTCGCCGAGAGCCAGAAAGTCGAACATCGTAAAGTCTCGTTCCCGAACCGATATGGCATCACCTTAGTGGGCGATCTTTACCTGCCTAAAGACCGTGGCGATCGCAAGCTGGCGGCGATTGCGGTCAGTGGGCCATTTGGCGCGGTGAAAGAGCAATCCAGCGGCCTGTATGCGCAGACGCTGGCGGAACAAGGGTTTGTTACCCTGGCGTTCGATCCTTCTTACACCGGGGAAAGCGGCGGCTATCCGCGAAACGTCGCCTCACCGGATATCAACACTGAAGATTTCAGCGCGGCGGTGGATTTCTTAGGGCTGCAAAAAGAGGTGGATCGCAACCGTATCGGGCTGCTCGGTATTTGTGGCTGGGGCGGCATGGCGCTGAACGATGCCGCGATGGATACCCGCGTTAAAGCGGTGGCTACCAGCGTGATGTACGACATGAGCCGGGCGATGGGCCATGGTGTGGGGGATGGCAAAGACCGTTATTCCACCGCCGACCGTCGTGCTGTTCTGCAATATCTGAATGAACAGCGCTGGAAGGATGCGCAGAGCGGCACGTTCGCACACGGCGGTCATGATATTAACGTCGACAGCAACGGTAAGGTCAGCGCGGGCGAGCGCGTTCTGCCAGAAACGCTGCCGGCAAATCCGCATCCGATACTGAAAGAGTTCTTCGATTACTATCGCATGCCGCGCGGCTTCCACGAGCGTTCCGTTAACTCGACCGGGGCGTGGACGGCAACGATGCCACTGTCGTTTATGAATATGCCGCTGCTGAGCTACGCCAGTGAAATCACCATCCCAACGCTTATTGTGACCGGTGAGAAAGCGCATTCACGCTATTTTGCTGAAGATGCTTTCAAGGCGATTGGCAGTAAAGACAAAGAACTGGTAGTGGTGCCAGGGGCAAATCATGTGGACCTCTACGATAACGTGGCCGGAAAAATACCTTTCGCGAAGTTCGAACAATTTTTCCAGACCAAACTGAAATAAACCCTCTCCTGAATTGATGCAAAGCCACCGGCCTCTGGCGGGTGGCTTTTATCCTGATCTTCGTGAAATTTCACTATGTCGACGCTAAACCAAACACCATCACATCCTCATCAGCGCGCATACTGGGGCGGTATTTTTGCCATGACCCTGTGCGTGTTTGTGCTGATTGCTTCTGAATTTATGCCCGTCAGCCTGCTCACGCCGATTGCCCGCGATTTAGGCGTGACGGAGGGGCTGGCAGGCCAGGGGATTGCCATCTCCGGCGCACTGGCGGTTCTGACCAGCCTGACGCTTTCAACGCTAGCAGGAAAGATGAATCGTAAATTCCTGCTGCTGGGAATGACGGTTCTGATGGCCGTATCGGGGCTTATTATTGCGCTGGCTTCCAGTTATCTGATGTATATGATCGGTCGCGCGATGATCGGTATGGCGATTGGCGGATTCTGGTCGATGTCTGCGGCAACGGCGATTCGTCTGGTGCCGCAGCAACAGGTCACGCGTGCGCTGGCGATTTTCAATGCCGGTAATGCGCTGGCGACGGTCGTGGCCGCGCCGCTGGGAAGCTATCTGGGTGCCACGGTCGGATGGCGAGGCGCTTTCTTGTGCCTGGTGCCCATCGCGGTGGTCGCCTTTATCTGGCAGTGCATCAGCCTGCCCAGTATGGATGCGAATAAAAGCCGCACGTCACCTGGCGATGTATTCCGCATACTTAGCCGCCGCGTGGTTGCGGTTGGCATGCTGGCCTGCGGCCTGTTTTTCATGGGCCAGTTTACGCTATTTACCTATGTGCGCCCGTTCCTGGAGACCGTGACGCGGGTTGATTCCTCAGGCTTGTCGTTGATTTTGCTGATTATCGGCGTAGCCGGTTTTATCGGCACGCTGGTTGTTTCGACATTCCTCAACAGAAAATTCTATCCCACGCTGATGGTCATACCCGGACTGATGGCCGTCATTGCCATCGGCCTGATGCTGACCGGGCATCACGTCTGGACGGTTTCTCTGCTGTTAGGCCTCTGGGGCATGCTGGCCACCGCTGCGCCAACCGGATGGTGGACATGGATTGCGCGTACGTTGCCTGATAACGCAGAAGCCGGAGGCGGGCTCATGGTCGCGGTGATTCAGCTCTCCATCGCCCTTGGATCAACGGCAGGAGGCATCGTGTTTGACCACCTCGGTTGGCAGAGCACGTTTGCCATGAGTAGCGTGCTGCTCCTTTGCGCGGGCGTACTGACCTTTTTTACCGCACGCCAGAAGGCCGGTGCGCGTTAATCCGGCGAGGGCCCGCGCTCCAGAAAAGTGGAAAGCGCAATATAGCTGCGTACGGAACGTACGCCCTCAAGGCTCTGAATCTCCATCAGGAAATTTTCCAGCGATTCGGTATCGGCGGCGCGTACTTTGATAAAGACGCAGCCGTCGCCGGCAACGGTATGCAATTCTTCCACCTCCTTGCGGCTGGTGAACTGCAAAAGGGCGCGCGTCGCCTGATAGCTACTGGTGTCGATAACCAGAAACGTTAACAGCGTCCGTCCCAGCTTGCAGCCATCCAGGACCGCCACGGTACCCTTGATCACCCCATCGCGCTTCAGTCGTTTTACGCGATCGTGAACCGCCGGGGCTGATAAGTTCACAATCTCACTCAATTCCGTGTAGCTGCGTCCTGCATCCTCTGCCAGGGCACTTAATATTTTTCGGTCAATGGCATCCAATTCCGCCGGTTTATGTCTTGTCTGCCGAATACCATCTTTTTCTTTATCAAATGCGCTCATAGGGCTTCTCAATCTGAATGAAAATATGAATATACTTAATTCTACCTAATATTATTAAGCCATAAAACGAATAATGGAGTTGCAATGCCTATCGCACTTTTCGCCCTCGCCGTGGGCGCATTTGGTATCGGCCTGACGGAATTTGTCATCGCCGGGATCCTGCCACAAATCGCAGCAGAATTTAGCGTCAGTATCCCGAAGGCGGGAATGATGGCGACGTCATACGCGCTGGGCGTATTTATTGGTGCACCGCTGTTAACGATTATTGGCGCGAGGATCCCCCGCAAGGCCATGCTGATTACGCTGGCGGGTATTTTTACGGTCGGTAATATCATTACGGCCATCGCGCCGACGATGGCGATAGCAATTGTCGGTCGTATTATTACCTCTTTTAATCACGGTGCCTTTTTTGGTATCGGCTCGATTATTGCCGCATCGCTGGTGGCACCCGGACGCCAGGCAAGCGCCATTGCCTTTATGTTTTCGGGGCTGACGTTAGCCAATCTGCTTGGCGTTCCGGTGGGTACGTGGCTTGCGCAAACCTTTAGCTGGCGGCTGGTATTCTGGATCATTGCTGGTATCGGGGTGCTGACGATGGCAAGCATAGCCGTGCTGGTTCCGCATATTGCGAAAGGCAAAGCTATTGCTTTACGCAACGAACTGAGAGCCTTTGTTGACCCGCAGGTGCTGCTGGTCATGGGGATCACGATTTTCGGTCCGGCCGCCTTTTTCACCTCGATTACCTATATTG
It encodes:
- a CDS encoding alpha/beta hydrolase, which gives rise to MSYADSTNPNAPVSMTDKWDKTFAESQKVEHRKVSFPNRYGITLVGDLYLPKDRGDRKLAAIAVSGPFGAVKEQSSGLYAQTLAEQGFVTLAFDPSYTGESGGYPRNVASPDINTEDFSAAVDFLGLQKEVDRNRIGLLGICGWGGMALNDAAMDTRVKAVATSVMYDMSRAMGHGVGDGKDRYSTADRRAVLQYLNEQRWKDAQSGTFAHGGHDINVDSNGKVSAGERVLPETLPANPHPILKEFFDYYRMPRGFHERSVNSTGAWTATMPLSFMNMPLLSYASEITIPTLIVTGEKAHSRYFAEDAFKAIGSKDKELVVVPGANHVDLYDNVAGKIPFAKFEQFFQTKLK
- a CDS encoding MFS transporter, yielding MTLCVFVLIASEFMPVSLLTPIARDLGVTEGLAGQGIAISGALAVLTSLTLSTLAGKMNRKFLLLGMTVLMAVSGLIIALASSYLMYMIGRAMIGMAIGGFWSMSAATAIRLVPQQQVTRALAIFNAGNALATVVAAPLGSYLGATVGWRGAFLCLVPIAVVAFIWQCISLPSMDANKSRTSPGDVFRILSRRVVAVGMLACGLFFMGQFTLFTYVRPFLETVTRVDSSGLSLILLIIGVAGFIGTLVVSTFLNRKFYPTLMVIPGLMAVIAIGLMLTGHHVWTVSLLLGLWGMLATAAPTGWWTWIARTLPDNAEAGGGLMVAVIQLSIALGSTAGGIVFDHLGWQSTFAMSSVLLLCAGVLTFFTARQKAGAR
- a CDS encoding Lrp/AsnC family transcriptional regulator, coding for MSAFDKEKDGIRQTRHKPAELDAIDRKILSALAEDAGRSYTELSEIVNLSAPAVHDRVKRLKRDGVIKGTVAVLDGCKLGRTLLTFLVIDTSSYQATRALLQFTSRKEVEELHTVAGDGCVFIKVRAADTESLENFLMEIQSLEGVRSVRSYIALSTFLERGPSPD
- a CDS encoding MFS transporter — protein: MPIALFALAVGAFGIGLTEFVIAGILPQIAAEFSVSIPKAGMMATSYALGVFIGAPLLTIIGARIPRKAMLITLAGIFTVGNIITAIAPTMAIAIVGRIITSFNHGAFFGIGSIIAASLVAPGRQASAIAFMFSGLTLANLLGVPVGTWLAQTFSWRLVFWIIAGIGVLTMASIAVLVPHIAKGKAIALRNELRAFVDPQVLLVMGITIFGPAAFFTSITYIAPMMVQEAGFSSGGVAGLMVLFGLGLAVGNWIGGRFADRSLFGTLFVTLAAQGLVLLVFWAGVESQWVAGISVFLMAAFGFATVSPIQKLVMERASHAGAPTMAASVNIGMFNLGNALGAWAGGVTIAAGFGLASPNWAGAILSFIALGLAVLAWQSARKGYILPVLE